One window of the Corynebacterium glutamicum ATCC 13032 genome contains the following:
- a CDS encoding arginine repressor, producing MSLGSTPSTPENLNPVTRTARQALILQILDKQKVTSQVQLSELLLDEGIDITQATLSRDLDELGARKVRPDGGRAYYAVGPVDSIAREDLRGPSEKLRRMLDELLVSTDHSGNIAMLRTPPGAAQYLASFIDRVGLKEVVGTIAGDDTVFVLARDPLTGKELGELLSGRTT from the coding sequence ATGTCCCTTGGCTCAACCCCGTCAACACCGGAAAACTTAAATCCCGTGACTCGCACTGCACGCCAAGCTCTCATTTTGCAGATTTTGGACAAACAAAAAGTCACCAGCCAGGTACAACTGTCTGAATTGCTGCTGGATGAAGGCATCGATATCACCCAGGCCACCTTGTCCCGAGATCTCGATGAACTCGGTGCACGCAAGGTTCGCCCCGATGGGGGACGCGCCTACTACGCGGTCGGCCCAGTAGATAGCATCGCCCGCGAAGATCTCCGGGGTCCGTCGGAGAAGCTGCGCCGCATGCTTGATGAACTGCTGGTTTCTACAGATCATTCCGGCAACATCGCGATGCTGCGCACCCCGCCGGGAGCTGCCCAGTACCTGGCAAGTTTCATCGATAGGGTGGGGCTGAAAGAAGTCGTTGGCACCATCGCTGGTGATGACACCGTTTTCGTTCTCGCCCGTGATCCGCTCACAGGTAAAGAACTAGGTGAATTACTCAGCGGGCGCACCACTTAA
- a CDS encoding argininosuccinate synthase, with translation MTNRIVLAYSGGLDTTVAIPYLKKMIDGEVIAVSLDLGQGGENMDNVRQRALDAGAAESIVVDAKDEFAEEYCLPTIKANGMYMKQYPLVSAISRPLIVKHLVEAGKQFNGTHVAHGCTGKGNDQVRFEVGFMDTDPNLEIIAPARDFAWTRDKAIAFAEENNVPIEQSVKSPFSIDQNVWGRAIETGYLEDLWNAPTKDIYAYTEDPALGNAPDEVIISFEGGKPVSIDGRPVSVLQAIEELNRRAGAQGVGRLDMVEDRLVGIKSREIYEAPGAIALIKAHEALEDVTIERELARYKRGVDARWAEEVYDGLWFGPLKRSLDAFIDSTQEHVTGDIRMVLHAGSITINGRRSSHSLYDFNLATYDTGDTFDQTLAKGFVQLHGLSSKIANKRDREAGNN, from the coding sequence ATGACTAACCGCATCGTTCTTGCATACTCCGGCGGTCTGGACACCACTGTGGCAATTCCATACCTGAAGAAGATGATTGATGGTGAAGTCATCGCAGTTTCCCTCGACCTGGGCCAGGGTGGAGAGAACATGGACAACGTTCGCCAGCGTGCATTGGATGCCGGTGCAGCTGAGTCCATCGTTGTTGATGCAAAGGATGAGTTCGCTGAGGAGTACTGCCTGCCAACCATCAAGGCAAACGGCATGTACATGAAGCAGTACCCACTGGTTTCTGCAATCTCCCGCCCACTGATCGTCAAGCACCTCGTTGAGGCTGGCAAGCAGTTCAACGGTACCCACGTTGCACACGGCTGCACTGGTAAGGGCAACGACCAGGTTCGTTTCGAGGTCGGCTTCATGGACACCGATCCAAACCTGGAGATCATTGCACCTGCTCGTGACTTCGCATGGACCCGCGACAAGGCTATCGCCTTCGCCGAGGAGAACAACGTTCCAATCGAGCAGTCCGTGAAGTCCCCATTCTCCATCGACCAGAACGTCTGGGGCCGCGCTATTGAGACCGGTTACCTGGAAGATCTGTGGAATGCTCCAACCAAGGACATCTACGCATACACCGAGGATCCAGCTCTGGGTAACGCTCCAGATGAGGTCATCATCTCCTTCGAGGGTGGCAAGCCAGTCTCCATCGATGGCCGTCCAGTCTCCGTACTGCAGGCTATTGAAGAGCTGAACCGTCGTGCAGGCGCACAGGGCGTTGGCCGCCTTGACATGGTTGAGGACCGTCTCGTGGGCATCAAGTCCCGCGAAATCTACGAAGCACCAGGCGCAATCGCACTGATTAAGGCTCACGAGGCTTTGGAAGATGTCACCATCGAGCGCGAACTGGCTCGCTACAAGCGCGGCGTTGACGCACGTTGGGCTGAGGAAGTATACGACGGCCTGTGGTTCGGACCTCTGAAGCGCTCCCTGGACGCGTTCATTGATTCCACCCAGGAGCACGTCACCGGCGATATCCGCATGGTTCTGCACGCAGGTTCCATCACCATCAATGGTCGTCGTTCCAGCCACTCCCTGTACGACTTCAACCTGGCTACCTACGACACCGGCGACACCTTCGACCAGACCCTGGCTAAGGGCTTTGTCCAGCTGCACGGTCTGTCCTCCAAGATCGCTAACAAGCGCGATCGCGAAGCTGGCAACAACTAA
- a CDS encoding acetylornithine transaminase: MSTLETWPQVIINTYGTPPVELVSGKGATVTDDQGNVYIDLLAGIAVNALGHAHPAIIEAVTNQIGQLGHVSNLFASRPVVEVAEELIKRFSLDDATLAAQTRVFFCNSGAEANEAAFKIARLTGRSRILAAVHGFHGRTMGSLALTGQPDKREAFLPMPSGVEFYPYGDTDYLRKMVETNPTDVAAIFLEPIQGETGVVPAPEGFLKAVRELCDEYGILMITDEVQTGVGRTGDFFAHQHDGVVPDVVTMAKGLGGGLPIGACLATGRAAELMTPGKHGTTFGGNPVACAAAKAVLSVVDDAFCAEVARKGELFKELLAKVDGVVDVRGRGLMLGVVLERDVAKQAVLDGFKHGVILNAPADNIIRLTPPLVITDEEIADAVKAIAETIA, from the coding sequence CCCACCAGTTGAGCTGGTGTCCGGCAAGGGCGCAACCGTCACTGATGACCAGGGCAATGTCTACATCGACTTGCTCGCGGGCATCGCAGTCAACGCGTTGGGCCACGCCCACCCGGCGATCATCGAGGCGGTCACCAACCAGATCGGCCAACTTGGTCACGTCTCAAACTTGTTCGCATCCAGGCCCGTCGTCGAGGTCGCCGAGGAGCTCATCAAGCGTTTTTCGCTTGACGACGCCACCCTCGCCGCGCAAACCCGGGTTTTCTTCTGCAACTCGGGCGCCGAAGCAAACGAGGCTGCTTTCAAGATTGCACGCTTGACTGGTCGTTCCCGGATTCTGGCTGCAGTTCATGGTTTCCACGGCCGCACCATGGGTTCCCTCGCGCTGACTGGCCAGCCAGACAAGCGTGAAGCGTTCCTGCCAATGCCAAGCGGTGTGGAGTTCTACCCTTACGGCGACACCGATTACTTGCGCAAAATGGTAGAAACCAACCCAACGGATGTGGCTGCTATCTTCCTCGAGCCAATCCAGGGTGAAACGGGCGTTGTTCCAGCACCTGAAGGATTCCTCAAGGCAGTGCGCGAGCTGTGCGATGAGTACGGCATCTTGATGATCACCGATGAAGTCCAGACTGGCGTTGGCCGTACCGGCGATTTCTTTGCACATCAGCACGATGGCGTTGTTCCCGATGTGGTGACCATGGCCAAGGGACTTGGCGGCGGTCTTCCCATCGGTGCTTGTTTGGCCACTGGCCGTGCAGCTGAATTGATGACCCCAGGCAAGCACGGCACCACTTTCGGTGGCAACCCAGTTGCTTGTGCAGCTGCCAAGGCAGTGCTGTCTGTTGTCGATGACGCTTTCTGCGCAGAAGTTGCCCGCAAGGGCGAGCTGTTCAAGGAACTTCTTGCCAAGGTTGACGGCGTTGTAGACGTCCGTGGCAGGGGCTTGATGTTGGGCGTGGTGCTGGAGCGCGACGTCGCAAAGCAAGCTGTTCTTGATGGTTTTAAGCACGGCGTTATTTTGAATGCACCGGCGGACAACATTATCCGTTTGACCCCGCCGCTGGTGATCACCGACGAAGAAATCGCAGACGCAGTCAAGGCTATTGCCGAGACAATCGCATAA
- the argF gene encoding ornithine carbamoyltransferase, protein MTSQPQVRHFLADDDLTPAEQAEVLTLAAKLKAAPFSERPLEGPKSVAVLFDKTSTRTRFSFDAGIAHLGGHAIVVDSGSSQMGKGESLQDTAAVLSRYVEAIVWRTYAHSNFHAMAETSTVPLVNSLSDDLHPCQILADLQTIVENLSPEEGPAGLKGKKAVYLGDGDNNMANSYMIGFATAGMDISIIAPEGFQPRAEFVERAEKRGQETGAKVVVTDSLDEVAGADVVITDTWVSMGMENDGIDRTTPFVPYQVNDEVMAKANDGAIFLHCLPAYRGKEVAASVIDGPASKVFDEAENRLHAQKALLVWLLANQPR, encoded by the coding sequence ATGACTTCACAACCACAGGTTCGCCATTTTCTGGCTGATGATGATCTCACCCCTGCAGAGCAGGCAGAGGTTTTGACCCTAGCCGCAAAGCTCAAGGCAGCGCCGTTTTCGGAGCGTCCACTCGAGGGACCAAAGTCCGTTGCAGTTCTTTTTGATAAGACTTCAACTCGTACTCGCTTCTCCTTCGACGCGGGCATCGCTCATTTGGGTGGACACGCCATCGTCGTGGATTCCGGTAGCTCACAGATGGGTAAGGGCGAGTCCCTGCAGGACACCGCAGCTGTATTGTCCCGCTACGTGGAAGCAATTGTGTGGCGCACCTACGCACACAGCAATTTCCACGCCATGGCGGAGACGTCCACTGTGCCGCTGGTGAACTCCTTGTCCGATGATCTGCACCCATGCCAGATTCTGGCTGATCTGCAGACTATCGTGGAAAACCTCAGCCCTGAAGAAGGCCCAGCAGGCCTTAAGGGTAAGAAGGCTGTGTACCTGGGCGATGGCGACAACAACATGGCCAACTCCTACATGATTGGCTTTGCCACCGCGGGCATGGATATTTCCATCATCGCTCCTGAAGGGTTCCAGCCTCGTGCGGAATTCGTGGAGCGCGCGGAAAAGCGTGGCCAGGAAACCGGCGCGAAGGTTGTTGTCACCGACAGCCTCGACGAGGTTGCCGGCGCCGATGTTGTCATCACCGATACCTGGGTATCCATGGGTATGGAAAACGACGGCATCGATCGCACCACACCTTTCGTTCCTTACCAGGTCAACGATGAGGTCATGGCGAAAGCTAACGACGGCGCCATCTTCCTGCACTGCCTTCCTGCCTACCGTGGCAAAGAAGTGGCAGCCTCCGTGATTGATGGACCAGCGTCCAAAGTTTTCGATGAAGCAGAAAACCGCCTCCACGCTCAGAAAGCACTGCTGGTGTGGCTGCTGGCCAACCAGCCGAGGTAA